The following is a genomic window from Capnocytophaga stomatis.
GCCTGTAAATGATATGGAAAATGGTCGTGTTTACTGGAGCAACTGGGCTGGACTTTCAGATGTGACTTCTGCAATGCAGGTACAACGTGGTTTAGGAGCTTCGAAGTTAGCGATTGCATCAGTTGGTGGTACGATTAACGTAGTTACTCGAGCTTCTGATATGACGGAGGGAGGAGCTGCTTATGCGGGTTATGGAAATAATGGTGGAAACCACGAGTACAAAGGTCTTGTGGCATATAATACAGGAAAAAGTGAAAGTGGTTGGTCTTCATCTATTTTATTTAGTCGTAGTTCGGGAGAAAAATATGCTGATGCAACGAAATTTGAAGGATACAATTACTTTTTTGCATTAGGATATGCACCTTCTAAGAAGCACAGTTTGCAGTTTATGATAACTGGAGCACCTCAGTGGCATAATCAGCGTTCATCATCGGTATCTATTGCAGATGCGATAAAATACGGAGGGTCACTTGAAAAACCGAACCGTAAACATAATTCAGATTGGGGATATTTGAACGGAGAACAATATTCAAATCGCCGTAATGCTTATCATAAGCCAGTTATGATGCTTAATTGGGATTGGAATATTACTGAGCAATCTACTTTAAGTACTGTAGCTTATGCTTCTTTCGGACGTGGTTTTGGAACTGGTGATTTGGGCTCTGTAAACAGAAAAAGACTAAATTCTTTTAGAGATGCAAATACAGGTTTGTATGATTTCGAAGCGTTAATTAAAGAAAATAAGGCTTCAGATGCAGATAAAGGAGTACTAGTTCGTAGAGCAAGTGTGAATTCGCACGACTGGTATGGTGTTTTAACGAATTTCAATCATAAAATTAATGAAAATTTTACAGTAAATATGGGACTTGATGGGAGGTATTATTACGGATATCACTATCAAATACTTACAGATTTGTGGGGAGCATCTTCTTACGGTGATAAGTCTAATGGAAATCTAACGGAAACTAACTATGTGACTTATGTAGGTAAAGATAAACCTAATTATAATCCTTTCGGAGGAAAAATAGATCCAATAGAAAATCGTATAAGATATAGTAATGATGGAGAGGTTCGTTGGATGGGGCTTTTCGCTCAGTTAGAGTATTCCGATGATAATTTCTCTGCTTTCGTACAAGGCTCTTCTTCCTTACAAGGATTTCAGCGTATTGATGAGTTTTTAAAGCCTGGTACAGAGGCAGTCAAAAACAAACCAGAAACTGCAATGTACAGAAAGACAGGTTTTAAAGATCTTTTAGGATATAATATAAAGGCAGGGGCAAATTATAACATTAATGAACAGCATAATATTTTTGCTAATGTTGGATACTATTCAAAACAACCTTTTTTTAATGCAGTTTATCCAAATAATCAAAACTTCTTAAATCCAAACTTAACCAACGAAAAGATTTTTGGAATTGAAGCTGGATATGGTTTTAGATCAAGCATTGCCAACTTAAATGTGAATGTTTATAGAACTTCTTGGAAAGATCGCTTCGTAAGAAAAAGTAATGATGTGAAAAATGCTGCAGGTGAAACAATTCGTGCTTATGCCAATGTATTGGGAGTTACCGAAATTCACCAAGGATTAGAGATTGAAGGAAGCATCAGAGCTACAGACTACCTAACTTTCAAAGGATCTCTTTCTTTAGGGAACTGGTTTTATGAAGGAAATGCTCAAGGAAGTTTATTCAATGAAAGTAATGAGTTAATAAACAGCCAAGGTGAAGTTGTTCCTACTGGAGGAGCAGAGTCAATCACATTATTCTTAGATAAAGTAAAAGTAGGTGATTCTGCACAGCAAACAGCTTCTTTGGGGGCTACTGTTACACCTATTGAAGGATTAAGATTTAATGTAGATTGGAGATATGTAAATAATTTATATGCTAATTTGAATGTAGCAGATTTTACAACTCAGGAAGCGGCTGACAGAGGTGCTTTGAGATTACCAAGCTTTAATTTATTTGATTTGAATGCTTCATATAAGTTACCTTTAACGGATAAGCAATCCATTACATTTTCAGTGAATGTAGATAACGTGTTAGACACATACTACATCGCAGAATCTTACGACAATAAGCACGCTAAAACGTTGGCAGACTTCAAAGATGATGCTACTAAAGGTACAGCTCAAAAGCAATTTGATGATTATCAAAACAATAATCTTTATAAAGGAGTCGATACTTCTAACAGAGTTTATTTTGGTTTCGGACGAACTTGGAGCTTCGGTTTGAGATATACTTTCTAAAGAAAAATTAAGAATTGTAAAAAGCCACTTTTTAAAAGTGGCTTTTTTTTATTATTAAAGTGATGAATATTTAAAATAAGCAGTTTGATTATGAGTGTTTTGTGAGATGTCCTCTGTCTTTCTTTTTATGAAATATTTTTATATTACAGAGGTATTTCGTCTGTAAAAAGTTATGAATAACTAAAATATTAACCATTCTTTAACACGAATATCTTAATAAAAGTTGAAAATTTGTAACGGGAAAGATATAATGAATTAAGAGAGATGAGAAACGGACTACTACACTCATTAGTGCTATTTTTAATAGTCACTGAAATAGCTTATGCTCAAAATTTTATAAAAGGAAAAGTAATCGACGCAGAAACGAAACAACCATTATCGGGAGCCAGTGTGGTTCTGAAAGGAAATATTATGGGAGTTTCGACAGATGAAGAGGGAGAATTTCTACTGGAAGTACCCTCTAAGGCGGGAACACTTGAGGTGTCATACTTGGGGTTTGTTTCTCAGGAAACGCAATTCCGAATTCTGAGAAAATCGCAACCAACAGTAATAGAATTAGAACCAGACGCTCATTTACTGGCTAATGCTATTGTGAATAACAGTCTGTTGGATATGGCACAGGAAAGAAAAACGCCTATTGCAGTTTCAACAATCTTCTCTTCTGAAATTGCAGGAAAATCAGGTAATCAGGAGTTTCCGGAAATTCTAAACAGAATTCCATCGGTGTACGCTATAAAATCAGGAGGAGGTTTCGGAGATTCCAAAGTTAATATTCGTGGGTTTGCAAGCGAAAATATTGCCGTAATGGTAAACGGAATACCTATGAATGATATGGAAAATGACAGAGTTTATTGGAGTAATTGGACGGGAATCACTGATGTAACCTCAGTTTTGCAATTGCAAAGAGGATTGGGAGCTTCCAAATTAGCCATAGCTTCTGTGGGCGGAACTCTCAATATTGTTACACGTTCATCTGATTTGAATGAAGGAGGAGCGATACTGAGTTCTGTAGGAAATGATTACGCGGTGAAAACTTCTGCGATATACAACACAGGAAAAAACGAAAAAGGCTTCTCGGCTTCTCTTCTTATGGGAAGAACCTCTGGAAATAAGTATGTTAGAGGTACTGATTTTGAGAGCTATAATTACTACTTAGCTTTTGGGTACACACCTTCGGAAAAACATAATTTTCAGCTGATGATGACGGGTTCTCCTCAGTGGCATAACCAACGGCTTTCGTATGTGAAAATATCAGATGCTTTAAAATATGGAGCTAACGGAAATCCTGACAGAAGATACAATCCTGATTTAGGAATTTTCAGAGGTGAGGATTATAATGTGTACAGAAATGTATATCATAAGCCGGTGATAATGTTCAATTGGGATTGGAACGCTTCAGAAAGAACAACAATTAATGCTACTGCATATACTTCTTTTGGAAGAGGCTCAGGAACATTGAATTATGGTTCTGTTATGGGAAGGGATTTGGAATCTTTCAGAAATGTTACGACAGGATTATATGATTTTGATGCTCTTGCCAAAGCAAACCAAGAAGCGAATTCTGACAGAGATATTCTTATTCGCACGGCACGGATAAATTCACACGATTTGTACGGAATTTTGGCAAATTTCAATCATAAACTTTCTGACAGACTGATATTTAACGTAGGGATTGATGGTCGATATTACAAAGGATACCATTATGCAATGTTAAATGACTTGTTCGGAGCTACTTTCTACAGAGACGATTCAAATAAAAATTTGAAACTGAATAATTATGTTTCCACAACAAACTCTAATTATCCTACTTACAATCCTCTTTTTTCCAAAATAGATGATATTTCAAATACTATTTTTTATAACAACGTAGGACAAATATTTTGGTCGGGAGCTTTTGGTCAGTTGGAATATTCTAAGGATAATTTGTCTGCCTTTGTTCAGGGAGCTGTCTCAAACAAAGGTTATAAACGGACGGATAACTTTCTGGCTGAAGGCACATTAATTGAAGGAACAAACATTTCTTTGCCTCAAAAAACAGATTACGAAACATTTTTAGGATATAATATTAAGGTAGGAATTAATCATAACATAGGTAATCACAACATATTTACTAATGTGGGATATTATGAGAAACAGCCAAATTTCAATGCAGTTTACAGAGGAAATATCAATCATCCTGCTTCGGATAATGTCAATGAAAAGGTGTTGGGAATCGAATTGGGCTACGGACTGAAGTTGAAAAATCTTAATGCTAAGGTAAATGTTTACAGAACAAGTTGGAATGACAGATACACAAGAAAAAATAATCTTATAGATACCGACTCAAATAAAACACGTTACTATGCCGAGATTTCAAACTTGGACGAACTTCATCAGGGCGTAGAACTGGAATTGCTCTACAGATACAACAAATATTTGAAGCTCATCGGAATGTTTTCCTATGGCAATTGGTACTATGAAGGAAACGCAGAAGCACAAACGTACAGAACGGCAGACAGAAAACCTTACATCCTTAACGGAGCTAAATCAAACAGATTACCTCTTTTGTTAGATAAAGTAAAAGTAGGAGGTGCTGCACAAATGACAACCAATCTCGGTGCGATGGTTACTCCGCTAAGAAATTTGAATGTGAATCTTAACTGGCATTATGTAAATCGGTTGTATTCAGATTTTGATATTTATGCATTTAGCGACAATGACACTGCTTCAAAGGGAGCTTTAAAACTTCCAAGCTACAATTTGTTTGACTTTTCAGCGTCTTACAAATTACCGTTATTCAAAAAACACACGATGACTTTTGGGTTGAATATATACAATGTGCTTGATACTTACTATATTTCCGATTCACAGGATAATATTCATACAACCACAAATAGCGAAACTTACAAAGGAATAGACACACGAAATCGGGTGCATTTCGGTTTCGGACGCACTTGGAATTTTTCAATGAAATATTCATTTTAACCAAAATAGAAAGTCCGTTTATTATTAATTTTAAACGGATTTTTTTATTATTTTGGTTTTGCTATTCGCCTCTTTACGTTTTTTTATGTTAAAATTAACGTTATAATTTTGTTATAATATAAATTTTTATACATTTGCCCCCGCATACAATTAACTCAACATACTAAAACAGCATAAAAATACTATGAAAAACTTGTGTAATTCACATAAAATCAGTACATTTGTACGTGCCTTAGCACAGCACAGCACAGCACAGCACAGCACAGCACAGCACAGCACAGCACAGCACAGCACAGCACAGCACAGCACAGCACAGCACATAAACAGCTAAATAATAACATAATATATAAATGGTGTAAATCCGCTTGATGGAGAGGAATCTCTATCAAGTGGATTTTTTTTGTTATTCTTTCAAAGAAATAGCTTGTAGAGCAGAGATGTTAAAATTAAGTATCTAACAAAAATATATAAAATAATGGCAGAATCAAAAAACAACATTATTACACACGGATTGAGTGGAAAGGTAGGCGATTTGTTGGTGTTCAGTCAGCGTAATGGAAAAACAATTGTTTCTCAAAAACCAACCAAGAAAACTATCACTTCTGAAAAAGTAAAGGAACAAATGGCAAAATTTCAACAAGCAACCATTTATGCAAAAACGGCATTAAAAAATCCTGCGGTTAAGGAGGAATACCAATCAGAAGCCGACAAAAAGTAAGGAGTAACCGCCTATAACGTAGCGGTTGCCGATATGCTCCAAGCTCCGAAAATTGAACAGATTGACCTTTCGGGCTATACGGGTCAGGTAGGCGATACCATCAAAGTTAGAGCCTATGATGATTTTAAGGTAGTATCGGTTACGATACATATTTATAATTCCGATAGTTCGTTGGTAGAGGAGGGCAATGCCGTAGATAATGGTTTGGATTGGGTATATACCGCTACACAAGCTAACACCGACCTTTCTGGAGATAAAATTGTAGTTCGTGCTACGGATATGCCGGCTAACATTACTGAAAGTGTTAAAAATATATAAAAGAAGAATAAAGTGCATAGCTTAGGTACACCTTGGGTAGAGCTTGGGTGGACACTGGGTTTTTAAAAAATAATAAATGATAATTTTATAACAAATAATTAACAATTATAAATGTCGTTTGCTCTGCTATTGCCCCTTTGAAGGGGCAGCTCGTAGAGCGGGGATGTAAAAGATAAAACCAGATAATAAAAAAAGGCGTAACCCGAAAAGCCTGTAACAGAATGAAAAAAAATGTATTTAAAATGAGAAATTTATTAGTTTTTATAGGGCTAATATGTTTTAACATATCGCTATACAGCCAAGAAGAAACTAAAAAAAACGAAAAGTTTGCACGGCATTTTAGTTATGTGAGTTTTTTTAAAGACGGAAAATGGGAGGAGCCTATAAAACGTAATAGTACTTTCGTTTTCAATATCAATGATAATGGAGATGTTTTGTTGTATCTCCCAAATGGAGATAAAAAATATTTTAGGAGCATTAGCAGTGTAACAGAGCATAAAATTGATAAGGGTATAAAGGTTCAAGCAGTGGAAATTTTAGATGAAGATGGAGATGAACTTCTTTTGTTTCTATACGAAAACGGGGTTTTAGTATTAGCATATAACAAAGATTCTATGATTCGATTTCATCCTTAAAAGTATGGTATGCGTTCCGAAAAAATAAAAAAGGCGAAGCCTGAAAAGCTTGTAACAGAGTAAAGATTTACTAATTTAATTTTACAGAAAGATGAAAAGAATAGTATTAATTATGAGCTTAGTGGTTTCATTGGGGGCTACTGCTTATGTAGGATTTCGAGAAACCGTCAAAGATGAATGTTGTGCAAAATGCGTAGGAGCTAAAAATTGCAAAGCCTGTAAAAACTGCAAATATTGCAAACATTGTAATAACGGAGGTTCGTGTGGTGTATGTAGGTAATTTAAATTTTATGAAAAATGAAAAAGATAATTTTATTAGTAATCACAACCATTAGCTTAATAGGTTGTACCCAAGCGAAAAAAGAAGAAAAAAAGAACGATTTGCAAGAAGCCAATTTAAAAGGCAAAGTAAAATCAGTTAGAGGGACAAGCTATAATGCTTTTGAAAAATTTGGAGAAATTCAAAAAGGAGGAATTAAATCATTTATAGATAGTTACATCTATAACGAACAAGGAAATAAGATAGAGGAAAATAGTTATAATTCCGATGGAAGTCTCAATATAAAATGGACTTATAAATATGATACTAATGGAAATCGGATAGAGGGAAATAGTTATAATTCCGATGGAAGTCTCAATATAAAAATAACTTATAAATACGATACTAAAGGAAATCAGATAGAGAGAAATGTGTATAATTCCGATGGAAGTCTTAATGTAAAAATAACTTGTAAATCCGATACTAAAGGAAATCAGATAGAGGAAAATGGGTATGATTTCGATGGTAATTTTCTGGGTAAGTATACATATAAATACGATGATAAAGGAAATCAGATAGAGAAAAATAAGTATAAATCCGATGGAAGTTTTTATATAGAAATGACTTGTAAATACGATGCCAATGGAAATCAGATAGAGCAAAATGTGTATAATTTTGATGGCAGTCTTTATTGGAAACTTACTTATAAATACGATGCTAATGGAAATCAGATAGAGACAAACAAGCATAATTCCGATGGCGGTCTTGATTGGAAATCTACTTGTAAATGCGAATTTGACCCATATGGCAATTGGATAAAACTCGTAAAATATGTAGATGATAAACTTAAATATATTACCGAACGCGAAATACAATATTATGAATAAGATGAAAAAGATAATTTTATTATTGGTTACAGTCATTAGCTTAATAGGTTGTAATCAAGAGAAGAAAGTAGGGAAAAAGAACGATTTACAAGAAGCTAATTTAAAAGGCAAAGTAAAATCGGTTAGAGAGACCCCTTATTATGCTGTTGAAAAATTTGGAGAAATTCAAAAAGGAGAAATTAAATCAGTTATAGGCATAGATAATTACATCTATAACGAGCAAGGAAATCGGATAGAGAAAAATGTGTATAATTCTGGTGGAAGACTGATTCTAAAATGGATTTATAAATATGGTGATATAGGAAATATAGTAGAGGAAAGCAGATATAATTCTGATGGTCATCTTGGAAGGAAAGAAGCTTATAAATACGATGATAAAGGAAATCTAATAGAGAAAAATGAATACAATTCCGATGGAAGACTTATTATAAAATGGACTTATAAATACGATGCTAATGGCAATCAGATAGAGAAAAATAAGTATAAATCAGATGGTAGCCTTAGTGAAAAATGGTCTTACAAATACGATACTAATGGCAATCAGGTAGAACAAAATGAGTATAATTCTGATGGTCATCTTAGAGAGAAAGAAACTTATAAATACAATGGTAATGGCAATCAGATAGAGAAAAATAAGTATGATTCTGATGGAAGTCTTGATAAAAAATTGACTTATAAATACGATGCCAATGGCAATCAGATAGAGAAAAATGAGTATAAATCGGATGGCAGTATTTTTTTTCAATTGACTTATAGATATGATGCTAATGGAAATCTTATAGAGGGAAATGGGCATAATTCCAATAGAAGTCTGATTGTAAAATGGGCTTATAAATACGAATATGACAAGTATGGTAATTGGGTAAAACGAATAGCGTATGCAATAGATAAACCTGAAAGCATTACCGAACGTGAAATAGAATATTATGAATAGTATAAACGGCAATTTTATGAATTTCTCAGAAAATACTTTTGTTGCTTTTATTGATATTAGTGTTTTTTAGCTAACATAATACCAAAAATAGAAATCTTTGACTTTGATATTTTGTGCTTTTGAGATGTTTTTGAAATAGGTGTTGTAAATTTCATCAAAAATCTTTACTTTATACTTTGTTGATATTTAGATTCTTAAAAATAAAACGCAATTTTTTTTGCAAAAAACTTTGTAAAAAGTTTGGAGTTTTAGGAAAAAGTATTACTTTTGCACCCGCTTTGAAAGGCTTACGGTGTATAGCTAATAGCAATTAGCCAATAGCTAAAAGCAAAAAATAAAAAAACTTTCAAAAAGTTTTGGTGGTTTAAAAAAAAGTATTACTTTTGCACCCGCAAATGCAACGAGCTTCTGAAGGGGAGGTGCGTTGCTAAAATGAATAAGACGCATAGTTCATTGATATATTGTTGACAGCACAAAAAAGATTTAAAGAATTAATCCTAGAGTCAATTACTTTATTTGGTTATAATATTAAAGATTTTAACGATGAAGAGTTTGATCCTGGCTCAGGATGAACGCTAGCGGCAGGCCTAACACATGCAAGTCGAGGGGTAGAGTGCTTCGGCACTTGAGACCGGCGTACGGGTGCGTAACGCGTGTACAATCTACCTTTTGCTAAGGGATAGCCCGAAGAAATTTGGATTAATACCTTATAGTATTATTGGATGGCATCATTTAATAATTAAAGCTACGGTGGCAAAAGATGAGTACGCGTCCCATTAGCTAGTTGGAGTGGTAACGGCACACCAAGGCTACGATGGGTAGGGGTTCTGAGAGGGATGTCCCCCACACTGGTACTGAGACACGGACCAGACTCCTACGGGAGGCAGCAGTGAGGAATATTGGACAATGGTCGGAAGACTGATCCAGCCATGCCGCGTGCAGGATGACGGCCTTATGGGTTGTAAACTGCTTTTGTATGGGAAGAATAAGATTTACGTGTAGATTGATGACGGTACCATACGAATAAGCATCGGCTAACTCCGTGCCAGCAGCCGCGGTAATACGGAGGATGCGAGCGTTATCCGGAATCATTGGGTTTAAAGGGTCCGTAGGCGGGCTTATAAGTCAGAGGTGAAAGCACTGAGCTCAACTGAGTAACTGCCTTTGAAACTGTAGGTCTTGAATGGTTGTGAAGTAGCTGGAATGTGTAGTGTAGCGGTGAAATGCATAGATATTACACAGAACACCGATTGCGAAGGCATGTTACTAACAACTTATTGACGCTGATGGACGAAAGCGTGGGGAGCGAACAGGATTAGATACCCTGGTAGTCCACGCTGTAAACGATGGATACTAGCTGTTTGGTAGTAATATTGAGTGGCTAAGCGAAAGTGATAAGTATCCCACCTGGGGAGTACGCACGCAAGTGTGAAACTCAAAGGAATTGACGGGGGCCCGCACAAGCGGTGGAGCATGTGGTTTAATTCGATGATACGCGAGGAACCTTACCAAGGTTTAAATGGGAAACGACGTATCTAGAGATAGATATTTCTTCGGACGTTTTTCAAGGTGCTGCATGGTTGTCGTCAGCTCGTGCCGTGAGGTGTCAGGTTAAGTCCTATAACGAGCGCAACCCCTGCTGTTAGTTGCTAGCGAGTGAAGTCGAGCACTCTAACGGGACTGCCGGTGCAAACCGTGAGGAAGGTGGGGATGACGTCAAATCATCACGGCCCTTACATCTTGGGCTACACACGTGCTACAATGGCCGGTACAGAGAGCAGCCACTGCGTGAGCAGGAGCGAATCTATAAAGCCGGTCACAGTTCGGATCGGAGTCTGCAACTCGACTCCGTGAAGCTGGAATCGCTAGTAATCGGATATCAGCCATGATCCGGTGAATACGTTCCCGGGCCTTGTACACACCGCCCGTCAAGCCATGGAAGCTGGGGGTACCTGAAGTCGGTTGCCGCAAGGAGCTGCCTAGGGTAAAACTAGTGACTGGGGCTAAGTCGTAACAAGGTAGCCGTACCGGAAGGTGCGGCTGGAACACCTCCTTTCTAGAGACGATCCAAATGGAGAGTTGTTAGGGATTTTCTTTAAATCTTGTGCAGTCGATAAAAAAAGATGCAGTCTCATAGCTCAGCTGGTTAG
Proteins encoded in this region:
- a CDS encoding RHS repeat domain-containing protein, whose amino-acid sequence is MVTVISLIGCNQEKKVGKKNDLQEANLKGKVKSVRETPYYAVEKFGEIQKGEIKSVIGIDNYIYNEQGNRIEKNVYNSGGRLILKWIYKYGDIGNIVEESRYNSDGHLGRKEAYKYDDKGNLIEKNEYNSDGRLIIKWTYKYDANGNQIEKNKYKSDGSLSEKWSYKYDTNGNQVEQNEYNSDGHLREKETYKYNGNGNQIEKNKYDSDGSLDKKLTYKYDANGNQIEKNEYKSDGSIFFQLTYRYDANGNLIEGNGHNSNRSLIVKWAYKYEYDKYGNWVKRIAYAIDKPESITEREIEYYE
- a CDS encoding TonB-dependent receptor; this encodes MKNWVLNLALILLSSMTYAQGIVTGTVIDGELNTPLPGANVVIRGTTKGVSSDMDGKFSLQVESNSGTLEISYIGFVTQRVNYTLSGGKANVRVVLQPDAQDLGEVVVTGSSLLDIAKERKTPVAVSTVKAAEIVERLGNKEFPEILNRTPSVYATKGGGGFGDSKINIRGFANENIAVMVNGMPVNDMENGRVYWSNWAGLSDVTSAMQVQRGLGASKLAIASVGGTINVVTRASDMTEGGAAYAGYGNNGGNHEYKGLVAYNTGKSESGWSSSILFSRSSGEKYADATKFEGYNYFFALGYAPSKKHSLQFMITGAPQWHNQRSSSVSIADAIKYGGSLEKPNRKHNSDWGYLNGEQYSNRRNAYHKPVMMLNWDWNITEQSTLSTVAYASFGRGFGTGDLGSVNRKRLNSFRDANTGLYDFEALIKENKASDADKGVLVRRASVNSHDWYGVLTNFNHKINENFTVNMGLDGRYYYGYHYQILTDLWGASSYGDKSNGNLTETNYVTYVGKDKPNYNPFGGKIDPIENRIRYSNDGEVRWMGLFAQLEYSDDNFSAFVQGSSSLQGFQRIDEFLKPGTEAVKNKPETAMYRKTGFKDLLGYNIKAGANYNINEQHNIFANVGYYSKQPFFNAVYPNNQNFLNPNLTNEKIFGIEAGYGFRSSIANLNVNVYRTSWKDRFVRKSNDVKNAAGETIRAYANVLGVTEIHQGLEIEGSIRATDYLTFKGSLSLGNWFYEGNAQGSLFNESNELINSQGEVVPTGGAESITLFLDKVKVGDSAQQTASLGATVTPIEGLRFNVDWRYVNNLYANLNVADFTTQEAADRGALRLPSFNLFDLNASYKLPLTDKQSITFSVNVDNVLDTYYIAESYDNKHAKTLADFKDDATKGTAQKQFDDYQNNNLYKGVDTSNRVYFGFGRTWSFGLRYTF
- a CDS encoding TonB-dependent receptor, whose translation is MRNGLLHSLVLFLIVTEIAYAQNFIKGKVIDAETKQPLSGASVVLKGNIMGVSTDEEGEFLLEVPSKAGTLEVSYLGFVSQETQFRILRKSQPTVIELEPDAHLLANAIVNNSLLDMAQERKTPIAVSTIFSSEIAGKSGNQEFPEILNRIPSVYAIKSGGGFGDSKVNIRGFASENIAVMVNGIPMNDMENDRVYWSNWTGITDVTSVLQLQRGLGASKLAIASVGGTLNIVTRSSDLNEGGAILSSVGNDYAVKTSAIYNTGKNEKGFSASLLMGRTSGNKYVRGTDFESYNYYLAFGYTPSEKHNFQLMMTGSPQWHNQRLSYVKISDALKYGANGNPDRRYNPDLGIFRGEDYNVYRNVYHKPVIMFNWDWNASERTTINATAYTSFGRGSGTLNYGSVMGRDLESFRNVTTGLYDFDALAKANQEANSDRDILIRTARINSHDLYGILANFNHKLSDRLIFNVGIDGRYYKGYHYAMLNDLFGATFYRDDSNKNLKLNNYVSTTNSNYPTYNPLFSKIDDISNTIFYNNVGQIFWSGAFGQLEYSKDNLSAFVQGAVSNKGYKRTDNFLAEGTLIEGTNISLPQKTDYETFLGYNIKVGINHNIGNHNIFTNVGYYEKQPNFNAVYRGNINHPASDNVNEKVLGIELGYGLKLKNLNAKVNVYRTSWNDRYTRKNNLIDTDSNKTRYYAEISNLDELHQGVELELLYRYNKYLKLIGMFSYGNWYYEGNAEAQTYRTADRKPYILNGAKSNRLPLLLDKVKVGGAAQMTTNLGAMVTPLRNLNVNLNWHYVNRLYSDFDIYAFSDNDTASKGALKLPSYNLFDFSASYKLPLFKKHTMTFGLNIYNVLDTYYISDSQDNIHTTTNSETYKGIDTRNRVHFGFGRTWNFSMKYSF
- a CDS encoding methyltransferase; translation: MKNLCNSHKISTFVRALAQHSTAQHSTAQHSTAQHSTAQHSTAQHINS